A portion of the Enterobacter sp. SA187 genome contains these proteins:
- the kduD gene encoding 2-dehydro-3-deoxy-D-gluconate 5-dehydrogenase KduD: MILDAFSLQGKVAVVSGCDTGLGQGMALGLAEAGCDIVGINIVEPTETIERVTALGRRFLSLTADLRQIDGIPELLERAVSEFGHIDILVNNAGLIRREDAINFSEKDWDDVMNLNIKSVFFMSQAAAKHFIAQGKGGKIINIASMLSFQGGIRVPSYTASKSAVMGVTRLLANEWAQHNINVNAIAPGYMATNNTQQLRADEERSAAILERIPAGRWGLPSDLMGPVVFLASSASDYINGYTVAVDGGWLAR; this comes from the coding sequence ATGATTCTGGATGCATTTTCTCTTCAAGGTAAAGTGGCCGTTGTCTCCGGTTGTGACACTGGTCTGGGTCAGGGTATGGCGCTGGGCCTGGCGGAAGCGGGCTGCGACATCGTGGGCATCAACATTGTTGAGCCGACAGAAACCATCGAACGCGTAACCGCGCTGGGCCGCCGTTTTCTGAGCCTGACCGCCGATCTGCGTCAGATTGACGGTATTCCGGAACTGCTGGAGCGTGCGGTCTCCGAATTCGGCCATATCGATATTCTGGTGAACAACGCGGGTCTTATTCGCCGTGAAGATGCGATTAACTTCAGCGAAAAAGACTGGGACGACGTCATGAACCTGAACATCAAGAGCGTATTCTTTATGTCTCAGGCCGCGGCGAAACACTTTATCGCGCAGGGTAAAGGCGGCAAGATCATCAACATCGCTTCCATGCTTTCTTTCCAGGGCGGCATCCGCGTACCGTCTTACACCGCATCGAAAAGCGCGGTGATGGGCGTGACCCGTCTGCTGGCGAACGAGTGGGCGCAGCACAACATCAACGTTAACGCGATTGCGCCGGGCTATATGGCGACCAACAACACCCAGCAACTGCGTGCCGACGAAGAGCGTAGCGCCGCAATTCTTGAGCGTATCCCGGCGGGTCGTTGGGGGCTGCCGAGCGATCTGATGGGGCCGGTGGTGTTCCTGGCCTCCAGCGCGTCTGATTATATTAATGGATATACCGTGGCCGTTGACGGCGGCTGGCTGGCCCGTTAA
- a CDS encoding ATPase, T2SS/T4P/T4SS family: MKGIAQVTERNYYQIVEQLLSTENKLLEQESSNTQRALEELLKKAVALKASDLHITRNDMVADIELRINGVLCPFIQMKASRCDELVFVLYNVEASTRDTTWNRNIAQNANILYSLDGKSYRFRYAHYPVFGETSDCYHAVLRIIPSGLDKASVASLDKLGVSDEEIVDLKRILSNPYGAYIIAGTTGSGKSTTLKNLMEWMQIHRYDNRGCFLTVEDPVEYQIYGAKQSSVLSGESGGFHSAIKSSLRRDPDVLMVGEIRDSISSNALAGAVESGHYCFTTVHAGNIVSLLQRLSALGITSDKLSTPGFIAGLQCQKLIPLLCPHCKVPLRTDVISGREFPLFEKNAAGCPACKHTGISGRQLVMEYLLPVYDELEAIAEQKWLKVYTIWRAKRFKTTSLSEGFEIKEKTMAAVLTGRVCATWFQMEFGGVAQEELEVIVEKIR; this comes from the coding sequence ATTAAGGGCATTGCCCAGGTTACGGAACGCAATTATTACCAGATTGTTGAGCAGCTCCTCTCCACAGAAAACAAGCTGCTGGAGCAGGAGTCCAGTAATACGCAGCGCGCGCTGGAAGAGTTACTGAAAAAAGCCGTAGCACTAAAGGCGAGCGATCTGCATATCACGCGTAACGATATGGTGGCGGATATTGAACTGCGAATTAACGGCGTTCTCTGTCCATTTATCCAGATGAAAGCGTCACGCTGCGACGAACTGGTCTTCGTGCTTTATAACGTTGAGGCCAGTACGCGTGACACGACCTGGAACCGCAATATTGCCCAGAATGCGAATATTCTCTATTCGCTGGATGGTAAAAGCTACCGCTTCCGTTATGCGCATTATCCGGTATTTGGTGAAACCAGCGACTGCTATCACGCTGTGTTGCGTATTATTCCGTCGGGCCTGGATAAAGCCAGCGTCGCCAGTCTGGATAAGCTGGGCGTCTCGGATGAAGAGATCGTCGATCTTAAACGCATTCTCAGCAATCCGTACGGCGCTTATATCATTGCCGGGACAACCGGTTCCGGTAAATCGACGACGCTGAAAAACCTGATGGAATGGATGCAAATCCACCGTTATGACAATCGCGGTTGTTTCCTCACCGTTGAAGATCCGGTGGAATACCAGATCTACGGCGCGAAACAGAGTTCGGTATTAAGCGGCGAGTCTGGCGGTTTTCACTCGGCAATTAAATCTTCATTACGTCGCGATCCGGATGTGCTGATGGTGGGGGAGATCCGCGACAGTATTTCATCAAACGCGCTGGCCGGTGCGGTAGAGAGCGGTCACTACTGTTTTACCACGGTACACGCCGGGAACATTGTGTCGCTGTTGCAGCGTCTTTCAGCGCTGGGGATCACCAGCGATAAACTCTCGACGCCGGGTTTTATCGCGGGGCTGCAATGCCAGAAACTGATCCCGCTACTGTGCCCGCACTGCAAGGTGCCCCTGCGTACCGACGTTATTTCCGGACGCGAATTCCCGCTGTTTGAAAAGAATGCGGCGGGATGCCCGGCCTGTAAGCATACCGGTATCAGCGGGCGGCAACTGGTGATGGAGTACCTGCTGCCGGTGTACGACGAACTGGAAGCCATTGCCGAACAAAAATGGCTCAAGGTGTACACCATCTGGCGTGCCAAGCGTTTTAAAACCACCAGCCTCAGTGAAGGATTTGAGATTAAAGAAAAAACCATGGCGGCGGTGCTGACCGGACGGGTCTGCGCCACATGGTTTCAAATGGAATTTGGCGGAGTTGCTCAGGAAGAACTGGAGGTTATAGTTGAAAAAATTCGGTAA
- a CDS encoding oligogalacturonate-specific porin KdgM family protein has protein sequence MVKKSLVLASLIGASFAAQAVTVDLRHEYIDSGSNADRVSVSHRFDNGIGFGVEAKWKSGGEDADKPLTEIVGNGHEESINWRWKATDNFALTPGFNIESKDTFSIYKPYLHAQYTFDSGFYVAGRYRYEYTRNPDSDVVDNKVNKFDAWVGWAMGDWRTELNYVYAKSTEDVVRENGKNYSNEYNAKLAYKWDKNWSPYVELGNVGVRNTDERQTRYRVGVAYSF, from the coding sequence ATGGTTAAAAAGTCTCTGGTCCTTGCGTCTCTCATTGGTGCATCATTTGCGGCCCAGGCCGTAACCGTTGACCTGCGTCACGAATATATTGACAGTGGCAGCAACGCCGACCGTGTTTCTGTATCCCACCGTTTTGATAATGGCATCGGTTTTGGTGTGGAAGCAAAATGGAAATCAGGCGGTGAAGATGCAGATAAACCATTAACCGAAATTGTAGGTAATGGCCATGAAGAATCCATTAACTGGCGCTGGAAGGCGACAGATAATTTTGCGCTGACGCCAGGTTTTAATATTGAAAGTAAAGACACCTTCTCCATTTATAAGCCGTATCTGCATGCGCAATATACCTTTGACAGCGGCTTTTATGTAGCGGGTCGTTACCGCTATGAGTACACCCGTAACCCTGACTCAGATGTGGTTGATAACAAAGTAAATAAATTCGACGCCTGGGTGGGCTGGGCGATGGGCGACTGGCGTACCGAGCTGAACTACGTCTATGCCAAAAGCACCGAAGACGTGGTTCGTGAAAATGGTAAAAACTACTCCAACGAATATAACGCCAAGCTGGCTTACAAATGGGATAAAAACTGGTCGCCGTATGTTGAGCTGGGTAACGTTGGCGTGAGAAATACCGATGAGCGTCAGACCCGTTATCGTGTAGGCGTCGCATACTCCTTCTGA
- a CDS encoding oligogalacturonate lyase family protein encodes MAKGMRVKLQYEVSRDPDTGAEITRLTPPEVTCHRNYFYQKCFFNDGSHLLFAGEFDGHWNYYLLNIEKAEAVQLTEGSGDNTFGGFLSPDDRSLYYVKNDRTLREVNLTTFEEREVYRVSDDWVGYGTWVANSDCTKLVGIEIAKSDWTPLTDWQLFHDFFHKGPHCRLMRIDLQSGESSVIHDEKIWLGHPIYRPFDDNTVAFCHEGPHDLIDARMWLVNEDGSNVRKVKDHAEGESCTHEFWVPDGSALVYVSYLKGQQGRTISRFNPDTGVNEDVMQMPACSHLMSNFDGTLLVGDGSGTPVDVKDTGGYTIDNDPYLYVFDVAQRAYFRVARHDTSWATFENSRQVTHPHPSFTPDDSAILFSSDKDGKPALYIAKLPEQREMLQA; translated from the coding sequence ATGGCGAAAGGCATGCGGGTAAAACTTCAGTATGAGGTCAGCCGTGACCCCGATACGGGTGCGGAGATCACCCGCTTAACCCCACCAGAAGTCACCTGCCATCGTAACTACTTCTATCAGAAGTGTTTTTTCAACGATGGCAGTCATCTGCTTTTCGCCGGTGAATTTGACGGGCACTGGAACTACTACTTGCTGAATATTGAAAAGGCCGAAGCCGTACAGCTGACGGAAGGCAGCGGCGACAATACGTTCGGCGGTTTCCTTTCCCCAGACGATCGTTCCCTTTATTACGTGAAGAACGATCGCACTCTGCGCGAAGTCAACCTTACCACCTTTGAAGAGCGCGAAGTCTACCGCGTGTCCGATGACTGGGTAGGTTACGGCACCTGGGTTGCCAACAGCGACTGCACCAAACTGGTGGGCATTGAGATCGCGAAAAGCGACTGGACGCCGCTTACCGACTGGCAGCTGTTTCACGACTTCTTCCATAAAGGTCCCCATTGCCGCCTGATGCGAATTGATTTGCAGAGCGGCGAAAGCTCAGTGATCCACGATGAGAAAATCTGGCTCGGCCACCCGATTTACCGTCCATTCGATGACAACACCGTGGCGTTCTGTCACGAAGGCCCGCACGATCTGATCGACGCCCGCATGTGGCTGGTTAATGAAGACGGCAGCAATGTGCGCAAAGTGAAAGATCACGCCGAAGGCGAAAGCTGCACCCATGAGTTCTGGGTGCCGGACGGTTCTGCGCTGGTGTACGTCTCTTATCTGAAAGGACAACAGGGCCGCACGATCTCCCGTTTTAATCCGGACACCGGTGTGAATGAAGACGTCATGCAGATGCCTGCCTGTTCACATCTGATGAGCAACTTCGACGGCACGCTGCTGGTCGGCGATGGTTCCGGCACGCCGGTTGATGTAAAAGACACCGGCGGCTACACCATCGATAACGATCCTTATCTTTATGTCTTTGATGTGGCGCAGCGCGCGTATTTCCGCGTGGCGCGTCACGATACCTCATGGGCCACCTTCGAAAATAGTCGTCAGGTGACTCACCCGCACCCGTCCTTTACGCCGGACGATAGTGCGATCCTGTTTAGCTCCGATAAAGACGGCAAACCAGCCCTTTATATTGCGAAGCTTCCTGAGCAGCGTGAAATGTTGCAAGCGTAA
- a CDS encoding type II and III secretion system protein, with product MNIKVSLLALTLAIQGCTSFDTKYNKDNVLKETGNPTTPDEMKTTGYMKYNEPYLGKKVEFNSRKQSLLRKHVKIQSYEATDLATILEAVSAQTGVSYRINTKAGEKAEAGEPEYRSVNFEGTFEEFTRYISALYDVNPVLDNNGVLVVSYYQNYVLKLDFYGEENKFETSLDLSGNEATSSGGVKGKAETKFESSFWDDVEDMAEKFVSSGMYSIFKDASILTITARPSEYHALNEALKKFQADNTRQFVVTYKIFTLDKRKAKELGGGINGKFNDGTSSFGIESADMLMKLSGGMSAGWTNQHMNISAQLDALYELTGSKVLQSGSFITRNNIPVPVNMTNSQNYVSSRTREEDSETGDVDMTVETSELITGTSFILTPRVLTDGRIEVASAFTKRYLQGIEVFDDVQLPAVSTTETFNISTITPGSLLLVSKYEAREDADSRGISILEGSVTNDEHTETVVMVVGIDHYRAPTQTR from the coding sequence ATGAATATTAAAGTTTCGCTTCTGGCACTGACGCTGGCCATTCAGGGCTGTACGTCTTTTGATACGAAATACAATAAAGATAATGTTTTAAAAGAGACGGGTAATCCAACTACACCGGATGAGATGAAAACCACCGGCTACATGAAATATAATGAACCCTATCTGGGTAAAAAAGTGGAATTTAACTCCCGCAAACAGTCCCTGCTGCGCAAGCATGTAAAAATTCAGTCGTATGAAGCGACCGATTTAGCCACCATTCTGGAGGCGGTTTCGGCGCAGACCGGCGTCAGCTATCGCATTAATACCAAAGCCGGTGAAAAGGCAGAGGCGGGCGAGCCAGAATACCGCAGCGTCAACTTTGAAGGCACCTTTGAGGAGTTTACCCGCTATATTTCCGCGCTATATGACGTCAATCCGGTGCTGGATAACAACGGCGTGCTGGTGGTTTCTTACTACCAAAACTATGTGCTGAAGCTCGATTTCTACGGCGAAGAGAATAAGTTTGAAACCAGTCTCGATCTGTCCGGCAACGAGGCCACCTCAAGCGGCGGCGTGAAGGGCAAAGCGGAAACCAAGTTCGAGTCCAGCTTCTGGGACGACGTGGAAGACATGGCGGAGAAATTCGTCAGCAGCGGCATGTACAGTATCTTTAAAGATGCTTCGATCCTGACTATCACGGCGCGTCCGTCTGAATATCACGCCCTTAATGAGGCGCTGAAAAAATTCCAGGCCGACAATACGCGTCAGTTTGTGGTTACCTACAAAATTTTCACCCTCGATAAGCGTAAAGCGAAAGAGCTGGGCGGCGGCATTAACGGCAAATTTAATGACGGCACGTCCTCATTCGGTATTGAAAGTGCCGATATGCTGATGAAACTTTCCGGCGGCATGTCCGCAGGCTGGACGAATCAGCATATGAACATCAGCGCACAGCTGGATGCGCTGTATGAATTAACCGGCAGTAAGGTATTGCAGAGCGGCTCTTTTATTACGCGCAACAATATTCCGGTACCGGTCAACATGACCAATTCACAAAATTATGTTTCCAGTCGTACTCGCGAAGAAGACTCGGAAACGGGCGATGTGGACATGACGGTTGAGACATCCGAACTCATCACCGGTACCAGCTTTATTCTGACACCACGTGTGTTAACGGACGGTCGTATTGAGGTGGCCAGCGCCTTTACCAAGCGTTACCTGCAGGGCATTGAAGTTTTCGATGACGTGCAGTTACCAGCTGTCAGCACCACTGAAACCTTTAATATTTCTACCATTACGCCGGGAAGTTTATTACTGGTCAGTAAATACGAAGCCAGAGAGGATGCAGACAGCCGCGGCATATCCATTCTGGAAGGGTCGGTCACTAACGATGAACATACCGAAACGGTAGTGATGGTTGTCGGTATCGATCATTATCGCGCTCCTACACAAACCCGGTGA
- the kduI gene encoding 5-dehydro-4-deoxy-D-glucuronate isomerase yields MEVRQSIHSAHAKTLDTQGLRDEFLVEKVFVADEYTMVYSHIDRIIVGGIMPATKTVSVGGEVGKQLGVSYFLERRELGVINIGGAGSITVDGQVYEIGHRDALYVGKGAKEVVFASRDAANPAKFYYNCAPAHTTYPTKKVTPSEVSPVTLGDPLTSNRRTINKYFVPDVLETCQLSMGLTELEPGNLWNTMPCHTHERRMEVYFYFNMDEDACVFHMMGQPQETRHIVMHNEQAVISPSWSIHSGVGTRAYTFIWGMVGENQVFDDMDHVAVKDLR; encoded by the coding sequence GTGGAAGTCAGACAAAGCATCCACAGCGCGCATGCAAAAACACTGGATACCCAGGGGCTGCGCGATGAGTTTTTAGTTGAGAAAGTGTTCGTCGCGGATGAATACACCATGGTGTACAGCCATATTGACCGCATCATTGTCGGCGGCATTATGCCAGCGACCAAAACCGTGTCTGTGGGCGGCGAAGTGGGCAAACAGCTCGGCGTGAGCTACTTCCTTGAGCGCCGTGAACTGGGCGTGATCAACATCGGCGGCGCGGGCAGCATTACTGTTGACGGTCAGGTTTATGAAATCGGCCATCGCGATGCGTTGTACGTCGGTAAAGGCGCTAAAGAAGTGGTGTTTGCCAGCCGCGATGCGGCGAACCCGGCGAAGTTTTACTACAACTGCGCCCCGGCCCATACCACCTATCCGACCAAAAAAGTGACGCCATCTGAAGTATCGCCGGTGACGCTGGGCGATCCGCTGACCAGTAACCGTCGCACCATCAATAAATATTTTGTCCCTGATGTGCTGGAAACTTGCCAGCTCAGCATGGGCCTGACCGAGCTTGAGCCGGGCAACCTGTGGAACACCATGCCGTGTCATACCCATGAGCGCCGCATGGAAGTCTACTTCTACTTCAACATGGACGAAGACGCCTGCGTGTTCCACATGATGGGGCAGCCGCAGGAAACGCGTCACATTGTGATGCACAACGAGCAAGCGGTGATCTCTCCGAGCTGGTCTATTCACTCAGGCGTGGGAACGCGCGCTTATACCTTTATCTGGGGTATGGTCGGCGAAAACCAGGTCTTTGATGATATGGACCACGTCGCCGTTAAGGATCTGCGCTAG
- a CDS encoding TcpQ domain-containing protein codes for MKSIFLTMKELPINHWKNKMKKTWIIKAAVTAVIGGQIAFAGAATASKNADAGLLVTTPQPAQPTARNPFSGSEAVGVTAPVSKPVVVPAPEVKLVLVEEELLSQQLSKWAQQNGYKLLWNSSTDFVIYKAINLSGKTTQDVLVKLGKVFTSENYGLVIKDYQANHVLIIDEQ; via the coding sequence GTGAAATCGATTTTCCTGACCATGAAAGAATTACCTATTAATCATTGGAAGAATAAAATGAAAAAAACATGGATTATTAAGGCCGCGGTAACTGCCGTAATAGGGGGGCAGATCGCCTTTGCGGGTGCCGCAACCGCATCAAAGAATGCCGACGCGGGCCTGCTGGTCACAACACCACAGCCTGCTCAGCCGACAGCACGTAACCCGTTTTCCGGCAGTGAAGCGGTGGGCGTTACCGCGCCAGTCAGCAAACCCGTTGTCGTACCGGCGCCGGAAGTAAAACTGGTGCTGGTTGAAGAGGAATTGCTCAGCCAGCAACTGTCGAAATGGGCGCAGCAAAATGGCTATAAGCTGCTGTGGAACAGTTCCACAGATTTTGTCATTTATAAAGCAATCAACCTTTCCGGGAAGACGACACAGGATGTATTAGTGAAGCTGGGAAAGGTTTTTACCTCTGAGAATTATGGCTTAGTGATCAAAGACTATCAGGCCAACCACGTACTGATCATTGATGAACAGTAA
- a CDS encoding type II secretion system protein, which produces MTNRQNNKPGRADAGVTLLEMIIVLAVIGVALMMLANYKRKEAQQTHQQVIAEMIVRDISGVLKFTAQTKLDILDSGNNPATKDNPLYDDKNPDKANYNNRVENKTLQDQPDTEEKNFYSAWSRDPEKVSQVSTVNGSRYLFLGSECRGPSGAKGALKFKLADTMLPCEMRAGAEDFELVLERVDFVNNSGSTGALGIQRIDFYLTHQAEAEDEGLHFTGFIKPLEKALRNAGLGYIQAAVVEITSSGDFKLIMKNSKVIEVSDVASNMDLFDTDKRYGIRLSFDKSSEYIPADGSVPVAKMCWNDVKGEAGPCISAIDSDRLVIKTSDAAGKNSDEPAMCWDKEQKQSTLCLAAMNSTGVNPNGENPDDRILHLRTTSSKNDTEVVPGTPSSLKGTTGTLYANIVMENTSRRHPAIWHIAYNQDDANKLKDGIGGSKNTSDNDSTTLDFKDAFRGQYELVTPAVTFYQSFKNDYAPGAGPKTNIDQLYIDTNAEKNYKALLSEPGVIRLPLQTCPRVDGKPSNAESKSANAPLLARKLYPRLSVAISSVAADDNKEMDERGYTDYTQQGAVRANTNAKGNPAGAIAGVAVQANIVVDKDDATEADRALLKEETTGLFDDWISDIWFSGKDIYHKPFWLISATAATIDPDGNGTNKINPQSLSVIITQWCSTIPQGGIISSDAAYNWDSKEPHKFLLHSVVAEDTDLKFYNDSDSEIDFPDHERITY; this is translated from the coding sequence ATGACGAACAGGCAGAATAATAAACCGGGTCGTGCGGATGCAGGCGTCACATTATTAGAAATGATAATTGTGCTTGCCGTTATTGGCGTGGCCTTGATGATGCTCGCCAATTATAAACGAAAAGAAGCACAGCAAACGCATCAGCAAGTTATCGCTGAGATGATCGTGCGCGATATTTCTGGCGTGCTTAAGTTCACCGCGCAAACCAAGCTGGATATTCTTGATAGCGGCAATAATCCTGCGACGAAAGACAATCCCCTGTACGATGATAAAAACCCGGATAAGGCTAATTATAATAATCGGGTAGAAAATAAGACCCTACAGGATCAGCCTGATACTGAAGAAAAAAATTTTTATTCTGCCTGGTCCAGGGATCCAGAAAAAGTCAGCCAGGTGTCAACGGTTAATGGTTCCCGTTACCTCTTCCTCGGCAGTGAATGCCGCGGTCCCAGTGGCGCAAAAGGCGCATTAAAATTCAAGCTTGCAGACACCATGCTCCCATGTGAAATGCGTGCAGGTGCAGAAGATTTCGAACTGGTGCTGGAGCGCGTGGATTTTGTTAACAACAGCGGTAGCACTGGCGCTCTCGGTATTCAGCGCATCGATTTTTACCTGACGCATCAGGCAGAAGCCGAGGATGAGGGACTGCATTTTACCGGCTTTATTAAACCGCTGGAAAAAGCGCTGCGTAATGCGGGCCTGGGCTATATTCAGGCGGCAGTCGTAGAGATCACTTCTTCCGGCGATTTTAAGCTGATTATGAAGAATTCGAAGGTGATTGAGGTCAGTGATGTTGCCAGTAATATGGATCTCTTTGATACCGATAAACGCTACGGTATCCGCCTGAGCTTCGATAAAAGCAGCGAGTATATTCCGGCTGACGGCTCGGTGCCTGTCGCCAAAATGTGCTGGAATGATGTAAAAGGTGAAGCCGGGCCCTGCATTTCCGCCATTGATTCCGATCGCCTGGTGATCAAAACCAGTGATGCAGCGGGCAAAAACAGCGATGAACCGGCGATGTGCTGGGATAAAGAACAGAAACAGAGCACCCTGTGCCTGGCAGCGATGAATAGTACCGGCGTTAATCCAAACGGTGAGAATCCGGACGATCGCATCCTGCATTTACGCACCACTTCAAGTAAAAATGATACTGAAGTAGTGCCGGGAACGCCGAGTTCACTCAAGGGTACTACCGGTACGCTGTATGCCAATATCGTGATGGAAAACACTTCCCGGCGGCACCCGGCGATATGGCATATCGCCTATAACCAGGATGATGCTAATAAGCTGAAAGATGGCATTGGTGGAAGTAAAAATACCAGTGACAACGATAGTACCACTTTAGATTTTAAGGATGCCTTCCGGGGCCAGTATGAACTGGTCACGCCAGCCGTCACCTTCTACCAGTCATTTAAAAATGATTATGCGCCAGGAGCCGGACCGAAAACGAATATTGATCAACTGTATATAGATACCAACGCCGAGAAGAACTATAAGGCGCTATTATCAGAACCCGGTGTGATCAGGTTGCCACTACAAACCTGCCCGCGAGTGGATGGCAAGCCATCTAACGCAGAAAGCAAATCAGCGAATGCCCCATTGCTGGCCCGTAAACTCTATCCACGCTTGTCGGTCGCCATTTCATCAGTAGCGGCAGACGATAATAAAGAGATGGATGAGCGTGGGTATACCGACTATACCCAGCAGGGCGCGGTGCGAGCTAATACGAACGCAAAAGGCAATCCGGCAGGAGCGATAGCCGGTGTCGCGGTTCAGGCAAATATCGTAGTAGATAAAGACGATGCCACTGAAGCTGACAGGGCGCTTCTGAAAGAAGAAACAACAGGTCTTTTTGACGACTGGATTTCTGATATTTGGTTTAGCGGAAAGGATATTTACCATAAACCATTTTGGTTAATCAGCGCGACCGCAGCAACTATCGATCCGGATGGTAATGGTACCAATAAAATCAACCCGCAGTCATTGTCGGTCATTATTACCCAGTGGTGCAGCACTATCCCGCAGGGTGGGATTATATCTTCTGATGCAGCATATAACTGGGATAGCAAAGAACCGCATAAATTTTTATTGCACTCTGTCGTAGCAGAAGATACAGATTTGAAGTTCTACAACGACAGTGATAGTGAAATCGATTTTCCTGACCATGAAAGAATTACCTATTAA
- a CDS encoding type IV pilus major pilin: MRTLIDSWKKKANRYQELKKQKGVTLLEIIIVLGIIGIIAAGVVVLAQRAFTSQDISNVIDDTNSVRVAMTEAYKDSMEYPALVSVIDITKADIAKSSSKAAIVSLVKMGKISPDEAFNGFSNDAFEIGHAKLGTSDAKFKGFYLVLNGLETEDCRNVISQVGAQWDYVATTTGRAGENSGQNDELDMSVPVTTAGVLKSTTGDRLNPEEIVAKGICDADAGAGNAIVLGSR; the protein is encoded by the coding sequence ATGAGAACGTTAATTGATTCATGGAAGAAAAAAGCGAATCGGTATCAGGAGCTCAAAAAACAGAAGGGTGTGACCTTACTGGAAATCATCATTGTACTGGGTATTATCGGTATTATTGCGGCGGGTGTGGTAGTACTGGCACAGCGTGCGTTTACGTCTCAGGATATTTCAAACGTTATTGATGATACCAACTCAGTTCGTGTCGCTATGACCGAAGCGTATAAAGACAGCATGGAATATCCAGCGCTTGTATCTGTAATTGATATCACCAAAGCTGATATTGCCAAATCAAGCAGTAAGGCTGCCATCGTATCTCTGGTTAAAATGGGCAAGATCAGTCCCGACGAAGCATTTAATGGTTTCTCCAATGATGCGTTCGAAATTGGTCACGCTAAACTGGGGACAAGCGATGCAAAATTTAAGGGTTTCTATTTAGTCCTGAATGGCCTGGAAACTGAAGATTGCCGCAATGTTATCTCACAAGTTGGTGCTCAGTGGGACTATGTCGCCACGACTACTGGTCGTGCAGGGGAAAATAGTGGTCAAAATGATGAATTAGATATGAGCGTTCCTGTTACAACTGCTGGCGTATTGAAATCTACTACTGGGGACCGTCTGAACCCTGAAGAAATTGTTGCGAAAGGTATCTGTGATGCTGATGCCGGTGCGGGTAACGCGATCGTACTCGGCAGTCGTTAA